A stretch of DNA from Triticum dicoccoides isolate Atlit2015 ecotype Zavitan chromosome 2A, WEW_v2.0, whole genome shotgun sequence:
GTTTCTGTTTTTTCCATGTCATGTTTCAAGTTGCCAAGAGGATTACACttctaggaaaaaccttatacacaggagCTTACTAGTAGCACGGGTTATTTGTCACACGCtattgctacttagtagtagcgagcacAATAAAAACACGCTACTagtaactcatagtagtagcgagggtacaAAAATCCATGCTACTACTAAATAATTTTCATCATACCTCCTCGAACAGGCAGTAGTAGTAGCGCGTGATGTTAAATCCGTGCTACTACTAAGTGGATAGCAGTAGCCCGTGTTGTACACCCGCGCTACTACTCCTCCACCCCGCGCTACAACTACCTCTCGTATCCCCTCCTGCGCCACCCTCCACCCTCCTGTCTCTCACTCGATTCCGCCGAACAGGGTCAGCCGAGCGCCCTAGGGTTCCTCACCCCACCGCCCGCTCCTCTCCGACGAGCGAGGGCCTCCTCCGACCCCTGCAGCAGCCGGCGAGCGCTGCCCCGACGCACGCGCCCACCCCGCCGGCCCCTGCCGTGCCCCGCCCCTGGTCACCCCAGCAGCAGCCACCGAACCAACGGCGGACGCTGCCGTGACCCTCGCCGCCACCTCCCGTTGTCTCTTCCCACGCGCGGCCGGTGGCTTCTCTCCTTCGACCGCGGCCTAGGGTGAGACTCTCTTCGTTACCTCTATGTTCCTTGTTCATCTCTCTATCCCCTGTTCCTCTATTGTCCATGCTGCTACTTACATGGATCAGTGGATCTTGGATAGATGGATGTATGTTGATGTTAGGTACTACTAGCTTCTGGTTTCCGAATCTAGACATAGATATACCAGCACAAGTTTCGAGATTTCCTTTTTCTGCTTACATCATTGTCGCCTGCTGCTTCTACCGATTTAGCTTAAGAACAACGGCGGGCAGATCTCAAAGTTTGATGTCACTGTTACGTTTTCTTTATGGATGATGCCTTTAGTTGCTGTTAAGCTTCAGTTATGTTTTCATACCAGCAGAATAAGATGAGTTGTTGCGCTGGTTGCTTGATTGGTGTTCTCATTGATGAATTTTAACAGGTCTTTACCAAGGAGGTGTATGGAAGGTTAGGGTAGAACTGCCCGATGCTTATCCTTACAGGTCTCCGTTGATTGCTTTTGTTAATAAGATATATCACCTGAATGTCGATGAACTGTGACTATTCTCGTATTCAGTATTCATGCTCAGTCGATCCAAAACTATGATACTATAACTTTCTATTTCCTAACCACTTGTGGATGAATGCAAATTGTAGGTCTGGTTCCGTCTGCTTGGATGTCATTAACCCGACATGGAGCCCAATGTTTGGTAAACTTTAATCTCCTTATTTCATTGTTTTTTAGACGGCCATGCTAATTAGCTTTCTTACATTCTCTGTATAAACAGAGAGAGCTCTACGGATGTTGTTACGACAATCTTCTAACCTTGAAACTATATAACATATTTTTTTACAGATCTTGTCAATGTGTTTGAAGTCTTCCTTCCACAACTTTTGTTATATCCAAATCCTTCTGATCCATTGAACGGACAAGTTGCTGCGCTCTTGATGCGTGATCGCCCTGCTTATGAGCAAAAAGTGAAAGGTGATTATATTAATTTAGGCTCCTTCCAAACTAGTATAAAGAGGGAATTCATCTCTTTCATAGACATGGTGGCCTTGCACCCTGACTTGTCTTCTTAACTTACAATGCCGAGTTCATCTAGACAATAACCAATCGTAATTCATAATTAATAAATGTGTGTGTTGCACTCGGACTTGTTGTATGGACGTGGCGGCTTGCTTTATACATAAAGTGGTGCGAAAGCCTGTATTTAGTAACTAATAAATGCGTGTGTTGCACTCGGACTTGTTGTATGGACAGGGCGGCTTGCTTTATACATAAGGCAGCGCGAAAGCCAGTATTTAGCAACTAATAAATGCATGTTAGAGACCTCTTTTGGATAGGTTATAGCTAAGAAGCATCCAAAGAATGTTGGTTTGTTGCAGGTGTTCTTTTGGGCGTTCAGTTATATGTTCTATATAGCAATCTAAATTTACCTGATAGGTTACATAATTATGTATGTAGTCTGAGTAGGCTTCAGACCCATAAGCTCATAGCGTAAGTTTTTAACCTGTTGCTTGCTGCCTGGTTACCATAGATTGGCTGCAGTAGCCAATAGGTTAAATTTATGTGGTTCAAGGAGATGTTTGTGCATTTATAACTTGTGTACTAGATGGTTGCTTGATGGATGGAGGAGTGGTGCTAGTTGCTTGCTAGATGGATGGATGAATGGTGCGAGTATGTAGACATCTTTCTCACTGTGAAGGGCCAATGCTACTGTAAAGGGCAGTAGTAATTCGTTCTCTTTTTGCGGCTGTTTGGTGCTAATTCGCTACTGTCAAGGGTAGTAGTAACTGGTTCCCTTTTGTTGCTGCTTGGTGCTAATTTGCTACTGTGAATAGATGGATATACGTGTGTACGTGCTAATGCAATGTCCTTGGGGGCGTTGCTAGCTGTCCGGCGATAATACCCATTAGCTTTTAACTTGGAAGGATCAGAGTGCTGATTGGACATAATGTTGTAATATTACTTTGAATTCTGAAATAAATTAGACAATCTGAAAACTGTGGTATCTTATATCTTCATGCTAAAATACTATAGTTTTTTAATACTTCAGTTTTCTGGTACTTTACTGTCAAACACAGCCTTAGAGATACTTAGCATTCTGAACGAACCCCCAACATGTTTTTACAATTAGTAATGTTATTACATTTGTCTGTACTGTTGATGGTTACTACTTTTAGTATCATCCATCCTCCAACTATGGTACATGGTTTAactggttctctctctctctctctctgtgtgtgtgtgtgtgtgtgtgtgtgtgttgtgatcCCTTTTCTATAGCTAGACATGATGCAGGTCAGTGTTTGTGTTTGTGTGCAGAAGCTCAGGAGGGACAAAGAAGGAGGTTGTTGGGAGATGATGGAGGCGAGTGCATCATAACAGCGCTGCCCTGTTTATCTTTGATGTCACTGACTCGGCTTAGGGTGCTCGTTTGTACCAATGTTGCAGGGTACGTTTTTCTTCTTTCCTATAATTTCCTTTATTTGTTAAAGCCACTCTGTTCGAAGCATTGTGAAGTAGAAAGCATGATTCCAGTTTACTTTATTTTTCTGTTTAGTGTAAGCAATATAATCTGATGTATTTGAGTACTATCTAATTCTTTTTCATACCATATTACTGCTAATTCAGGCACGGTAATTGGTAGTATATGTGCTATTTGTTTAGATCTGTTTTATTCTATCCATGGCTTATTGTTTGTCGAGAACCTTGGATTTGTAATGAAGTTTGCTGGTTGTTGATGTGCAGCTGACAAATgcagtgtgtgatacgtctccaacgtatctataatttttgattgttccatgctattatgttatctgttttggatgttcaatgggctttattatacacttttatattatttttgggactaacctattaaccggaggcccagcccaaattgttgcttttttgcttgtttcagtgtttcgaaggaaaggaatatcaaacggagtccaaacgtaatgaaaccttcgggaacgtgattttctgtacaaacgtgatccagaagacttggagtggatgtcaagcaatcaacgaggaggccatgaggcagggggggggggcgccctccaccctcgtgggcccctcgtagctccaccgacctacttcttcctcctatatatacctacgtaccccgaaaacatcagaacaggagccaaaacctatttccaccgccgcaaccttctgtacccgtgagatcccatcttggggccttttccagcgctccaccgaagggggcattgatcacggagggcttctacatcaacactatagttTCTCCaatcatgtgtgagtagtttacctcagaccttcgggtccatagttattagctagatgacttcttctctctctttggatctcaatacaaagttcttcttgattctcttggagatctattcgatgtaatctctttttgcggtgtgtttgtca
This window harbors:
- the LOC119358398 gene encoding ubiquitin-conjugating enzyme E2 4-like, yielding MLLLTWISGSWIDGCMLMLGLYQGGVWKVRVELPDAYPYRSPLIAFVNKIYHLNVDELSGSVCLDVINPTWSPMFDLVNVFEVFLPQLLLYPNPSDPLNGQVAALLMRDRPAYEQKVKGDYINLGSFQTSIKREFISFIDMVALHPDLSS